TGCGTTGAGGACCGCGACACTAGATTCTGCATGAAAACCGTTCGAGCCTCATGGTCTGCAATTAACTGCTCAACTTCGTTGCGTGAGAATTCTTCTTCGGCAAACGGCACCGGAAGAGGCGTGGTACAGGAGTCTTCGGTGCTGTTGGGGAGACGACCACTCATCACACATAGTAAGACGTGAAGAACATATACAGCCCACCAGACCCTATAACGAATCTCTCTTGAGCTATAGAAGATAATGTTGCTCTCATTTCGGAGATTCAACCCCATCGTAACAGCTGATTGGACTGAAATCCCCGACAACCTCCAAGACCTTCAGAGGATATTAGCTCTTGGCGCCTCCTGAACCTGAACGCAAATGCTgaaaacaaaacaaaaaaaaaaaaagaggggaggggggagaaTGACTGACCTATTAGCCTGGCCCACCGTCATGAGATAAAAAGCGCACATCCCTTCGACTTGCACTTGTTGAAGATTTGGGTGGTCCAGAAGAGTAACGTCGCCCATACTGAGCTTCCATGCTCGAGAGAAATATATTTTATGATCGTGTGCGTTCGCTTCGGTATCCTTCGATGAATCATGAACGTACTTCGTAGCAATGGCGAATATTAGATTAAGAATTGCTAACCACCGTTTTCCGGGTCGGACCGAAGGCGTGGAATAGAAGGATTTGTATTGGCCTAGAAAGGTGGCCTTGCTGACGATTGGAAAGTATGGTTGCACAAGGTGAAAATAGCTTTCGACTAGACGGTCAGCAACCGCAGGAAGCGGGCGCTGGAACAAGTCAACGTCCTCCATGATAACTACTTCGGTATCGTCCAGAAAGTAGTTCAATTTGGTGACATAGTTGCGATCTAGGTCCTTGCCCAACGGACCTTGCTGGAAATGATGTagggtcttcttcagcctgTACATCCACGCCATCTCCGAATGCTCCCCCACGAAGCCCATAGCTTGTATCTTCTCATCGCGGTTGAAATCTTCATCGGTGAAGTCGATTGTGCCAATCGGAGATCCCGGATCAGTGGTGAAAAGAGGGTAGGGCAGTTCTGACGGTAAATGGTTCAAAGGCTGATCGCTGTCGTACTGCTGTTATGAGATAATCGTTGAGTAAAGTTGGAAGGTGGACGCTTGTGCGGGGAGTGCGTTTCAAATCGACTGCGAAGGAATAGCGCTTACATCGCTCAAAATCTGTTCAACGTACTGGGCGGACAGAGAGTCCAAGTTTGGATAGATGATTTGCAGCAGCGTTTCGAACGATTCAACCCGCGTCGTGAGGTCACTTAGTCGCCTATTTCAGTCCGTCAGATTCCAGACTCTTGTCGACCCGATAGGACTCTAGCTAAGCTTCGCACCTAGCCAACTTCTCCCGCTTCCGGTCGCCGTAAGAGCATTGGATCCCTGATTCCTGACATCGTTGGCATGATGGACGTTGCCCGCTGCATTTCACTTTTTGTTCGCGACAGTTTTCGCACGCTCGACTGACCCGCCCGCGCGTCGGCGCCGCTGTTGAGCTCACTGATCGTGGGATTGCAACCTTGCTGTTCAATGAATGCTCTGGGGGAACAATAGCGGAGGCATTGGAAGCCTCCGCCTGGTTAGATGTCGCTTCAAACGGTCCTtgagatggaaaggaagtCTGCGAGAACCCAGATGCTACCCAACCATAAACCGGTTCATTTTCTGGAAACTGTGACGAGGGTGTTgatgaaaaaggaaaaggatcACCCATTATCATTGAGGATGCGGAGCAGCTAAGACGTAGTCACTGGGCtcgttcgtccaggatccAACTGCAAGCAACAACGGACAGAGGTGCGTTCGAAGGCGAAGGTTTGTTGTGCCTCGGGAAGTTATCAGGCAAGGACAGGGTTGTCGAGCAGCCCCTCAACAGGCTGAAGGTAGTTTGTGTAGGTGAGCAATCATTGCTGCGCTGTGGTAGGTCGGAAGTACAAGCCGGTTGCGCGATTGCCGTGAGCGGGCGGAACTCGCTCCCCTCGCCAATCATACCAGGTTTTTAAACTTTATAGCAGGCACGGGAGGCTCCATGGGTCAACTAAAATAGGCTCTCCATACCAATATATAGCTTTCTCGTCTCCCTTTTATCGAGAGAGTCCCTGCGCTGCCGGATTGACGTAACCCAGACCGAATGGTTGGCAAGCAATTTGGTCAGCTGCTGGCATCACCCGACATGAACAGGCGAATTGCAGGCCACCTAAATGCTCGGCCActcattctgcagctctAGGGCTGAGCCTGTGAGCCTCAGGGTCTAAAGGTGCTCTTCAGTGATCGTTTTCAGACGCTTTTCAGAAAACGCAGAATCCAACATATCGCCATCGCATCATGCATTTGGCGAAAGCATTGCCATTCTGCGATTCTTCGATAATTTCCACTGTCGCAGTGAGCCAGGGCAGACCATGGATTCCGCGTGGCAACGAAGAGACACTGGTTTGGGCAATCGATCAGGTATTGGATGACGATCGGTAGAGGAAGTATCAGTTTGGCGAGCCAGATCGTTAATGAATGCGTATCAGGCGTTGTTATATAGTCGAATTGAAATTTCCGTCATAGATGGATGCTTCGTTGGCTTTCGGGGTGCTAATCGCGGTTAACAGCAAACGACAGTTAGGCTCCCATGAGTGATTTGAGGTTGCTCAACCTAGGCATCGAGCACGCGATTCCATCGACAATTGAGAGTGATATTCCCTTCAAAGCCAGAAATGACCCAATTATATCCAGATCGACAGCAAGGCAGGTACAGCGAAAATTGGGGCCAGGAAGGGGATTCGCGAAACTCTTCTCTGGAGGAATGCCCATTCTACTCGGACCCCTTCATGGCGTTTATCATTGAGTGATTGACGCGATGAAGTTTGAAGTTTTCTATTCTTCCATTGGTGAATCCGTTGCGTTTGTGTTGGTCTAGACTCCAAGATTGGCCTTGGAGCTATCGTCAATTCGACGTCTGATAAACCAATCGGTGCGAATGAGGCCATCACAAAATCGCGAAGACGCAGTAGACCATCCTGCAACTCAGCTTCGAGATTCAAACAGCAAGTATAGTCGCCGTAATGGCGAATTACAAATCGCGGAGTACATCGAATTCGCATCACGGgcttccagcatcatcacaAGAGTCAAGTGGCTGATCGCATCTCGCTGAAGTACTTCGTATCGCTAGCTGCCCGTTCGATCCATAAccgggaaggaagagggaaTTGAGTCAGTTCTGTCGCTCAAACCGCTGCTACCCACGAACAATTGTGATGTCGCCTGCTGATGGCTGACCCCTGGGATTGCCGTTTGCTTCGTCACTCTCAACCATGAATTACCGGCTTCATCCGTCCATGCCTCGGGACTTCTTCGTCCGCATGATCTGGCAGCTGAAGCGACGCATAGTCAATCATATTCAAGAGGAACGTCGGTTTCGTGCACGGTGCGGTCAGATATCCAGCTATAGCAGTGTTAGATAAGATCCCAAGTGAGGTAAAGGATCAGGCTGCTGCGACTGGAAATATTGGCCCGCCTCAACCACGAATCCCAACGGGCATAGGCAGTATAGCTCGAAACTAACCTGGAATGAAGCAACCCCTCGATTTATTCGAGATCAGCGAACCAGTCGCAGGAGGTGAGCTCTATGAAGTGAAACTTGTGCTATGAAATCATCCGACGACGCCCGCAGAGAAGGGAAGGCATAGAAACATGGGTCGCGTAGAATAGAGTCTGGCGCGCTGAGACAAATTTTGCCCACGCTTCACCGCGCAGACGAGAGGGAGTTAACGCCGTTAGCGACGGGTGGAAAATGAATCCGAAGAGGGGCGGCGGAGTGCAGATGGGAAGAATTGGAAGCATTTAGCCAGCCACAGCAATGGTCATGTTCTTGCTGGGCCACTAGACCCTTCCCAGACTCCCAACTGGTCGATATTGATGGCTAAACCCGGAACTATATTCCGTTCACGGTATAGCAGGACATTATCCAGACCAAGACTCTGGCAAGAACAA
This sequence is a window from Aspergillus nidulans FGSC A4 chromosome IV. Protein-coding genes within it:
- a CDS encoding putative C6 transcription factor (transcript_id=CADANIAT00000606); amino-acid sequence: MGDPFPFSSTPSSQFPENEPVYGWVASGFSQTSFPSQGPFEATSNQAEASNASAIVPPEHSLNSKVAIPRSVSSTAAPTRGRVSRACENCREQKVKCSGQRPSCQRCQESGIQCSYGDRKREKLARRLSDLTTRVESFETLLQIIYPNLDSLSAQYVEQILSDQYDSDQPLNHLPSELPYPLFTTDPGSPIGTIDFTDEDFNRDEKIQAMGFVGEHSEMAWMYRLKKTLHHFQQGPLGKDLDRNYVTKLNYFLDDTEVVIMEDVDLFQRPLPAVADRLVESYFHLVQPYFPIVSKATFLGQYKSFYSTPSVRPGKRWLAILNLIFAIATKYVHDSSKDTEANAHDHKIYFSRAWKLSMGDVTLLDHPNLQQVQVEGMCAFYLMTVGQANRSWRLSGISVQSAVTMGLNLRNESNIIFYSSREIRYRVWWAVYVLHVLLCVMSGRLPNSTEDSCTTPLPVPFAEEEFSRNEVEQLIADHEARTVFMQNLVSRSSTQSAERALIPELTRRQTPSPGRLSDRIASAAAHVLTPNVSLHFLHFVELGLIMRRSIEALYAPGAGRKSWRSIEMVISALNSRADSWLAKLPAEFRFLQGAPACERERLNLAFSYYSTKILITQPCLSRILSQASWDNQNESFCTAMAAMCIDMASQVLDLLPNTLDVAWVCRMSPWWCIVHYIMQAITVLLISLLIKEKANAGQNSRTIDNVSKAADWLSVLAVKDPSAQRAWSAIQDLLAHRGFETVMKSSRT